The following are from one region of the Stigmatella ashevillena genome:
- a CDS encoding DUF192 domain-containing protein, translating into MRWKVTNLTRGKLLADRAERAASFVDRFIGLMGRRSLGFGEGMHIVPCNSIHTFFMRIPIDVAFLDPDGTVVKQLLAMPPWRVSTICFKAQSVLELPAGTLAASETREGDRLSFEEVG; encoded by the coding sequence ATGCGATGGAAGGTGACCAACCTCACCCGGGGCAAACTCCTGGCGGACCGCGCCGAGCGGGCTGCCTCGTTCGTGGACCGCTTCATCGGGCTGATGGGACGCCGCTCGCTCGGCTTCGGCGAGGGCATGCACATCGTTCCTTGCAACTCCATCCATACCTTCTTCATGCGCATCCCCATCGACGTGGCCTTCCTGGATCCAGATGGGACGGTCGTCAAGCAGCTTCTGGCGATGCCGCCCTGGCGGGTGAGCACCATCTGCTTCAAGGCCCAATCCGTGCTGGAGCTGCCCGCGGGCACGCTGGCGGCCAGCGAAACACGCGAAGGCGATCGCCTCTCCTTCGAAGAGGTGGGCTAG
- a CDS encoding response regulator — MAKQHLLLVDGDAKSLRVMEVSLKKAGFSVTTAIHGKDALEKVQISPPDLVLADTKMPEMDGFELCKALKSDERFKLIPFVFLTNQKSVEFKVRGLELGGDDYLTKPIYIKEIVTRVRMILQKAEKERIEKRETTKGGFSGSLADMGVVDLVQTFEIGRKTGTIAIQGERIGAIYFKEGRVIDAELGRLKGENAFYRMLNTFEGQFEVQFTPLDRPERIEVSTQGLLMEGMRRLDEWGRMLEQLPPLETVFEIDYHQLAERLSEIPDEVNGLLRLFDGKRTLSRVVEDSDFEDLAALGIISKLYFEGLIRELGNISQEPVQSGKPGIEAWLHAVAPPVPPSPPAALEPVAPSQAVASVPAVAPPPVPPAASAPVPPVVAEAPVPPSIPAVAPPAAAAAPPAVPPAVPPAAAAQPANVVVFQPKSKRPGMPAEPEPVASPASSKGESSDFLVEPPPEHRAQEHARRSLLLDWSRVDTDGLGSASTWAPIPSWSPSGRGSPPAHAAAQAAPSSPPPPEPPSVAPPAGVGDADAAASRPPIFGGAAIGPSAVPPVPPPTPAPPSSEVTLVSAPESESVAEPISVDEVSPQLALPPYPGHGAPESTAAAKASETKAPEAKASETKASSKSPAKEDTASLPTLDLKPGPESRPPPAKKDTPPKEVPRLSPKKDSGMDEQALSQAVKPKRTGLYIGVGVVALAIAAAVVGLSGDSKETPPAPPPEQGSTQTKPAAGSSPPVERAESPPQDTPIAVKPPAGPPASPLPTPPVPTETPTPAEQATEPPMGEDAESAEPVPADPSKPADPERDYADFIRQARSAIVGGRYKAASSSFRKALKLKPSSDEAREGLGFSLVMGSTSDSAYREAVWLLQDVVKEKDTNARAWFALGMALQVTSQNAQAVKAYKKYLALEPSGKFASDVRLALKQLGSN; from the coding sequence GTGGCCAAGCAGCACCTGCTCCTGGTCGATGGTGACGCGAAGAGCCTTCGTGTGATGGAGGTCAGCCTGAAGAAGGCCGGCTTCTCCGTCACGACCGCCATCCATGGCAAGGACGCGCTGGAGAAGGTTCAGATCAGCCCGCCGGATCTCGTACTTGCCGATACGAAGATGCCCGAGATGGACGGCTTCGAGCTCTGCAAGGCGCTCAAGTCCGACGAGCGCTTCAAGCTCATTCCCTTCGTCTTCCTCACCAACCAGAAGTCGGTCGAGTTCAAGGTCCGAGGCCTGGAGCTGGGGGGCGACGACTACCTGACGAAGCCGATCTACATCAAAGAGATCGTCACCCGCGTCCGGATGATCCTCCAGAAGGCGGAGAAGGAGCGGATCGAAAAGCGGGAGACGACCAAGGGCGGCTTCAGCGGCAGCCTGGCCGACATGGGCGTGGTGGACCTGGTCCAGACGTTCGAGATCGGCCGCAAGACGGGCACCATCGCCATTCAGGGCGAGCGCATTGGCGCCATCTATTTCAAGGAGGGCCGCGTCATCGACGCAGAGCTGGGGCGCCTCAAGGGTGAGAACGCGTTCTACCGGATGTTGAACACCTTCGAGGGCCAGTTCGAGGTGCAGTTCACCCCGCTGGACAGGCCCGAGCGCATCGAGGTCTCCACCCAGGGCTTGCTCATGGAGGGCATGCGCCGGTTGGACGAGTGGGGCCGCATGCTCGAGCAGCTGCCGCCGCTCGAGACGGTGTTCGAGATCGACTACCACCAGCTTGCCGAGCGCCTGTCGGAGATCCCCGACGAGGTGAATGGTCTGCTGCGGCTCTTCGACGGCAAGCGCACCTTGAGCCGCGTGGTGGAGGACTCGGACTTCGAGGACCTGGCCGCCCTGGGCATCATCAGCAAGCTCTACTTCGAGGGCCTCATCCGCGAGTTGGGCAACATCTCGCAGGAGCCCGTTCAGAGTGGCAAGCCGGGCATCGAGGCGTGGCTGCACGCGGTCGCGCCTCCGGTGCCGCCGTCGCCCCCCGCCGCGCTGGAACCCGTGGCCCCGTCTCAGGCCGTGGCGTCCGTGCCCGCGGTGGCTCCTCCTCCGGTGCCTCCCGCCGCGTCTGCGCCCGTGCCGCCCGTGGTCGCCGAGGCGCCCGTACCGCCCAGCATTCCCGCGGTGGCCCCACCGGCTGCTGCGGCCGCGCCTCCCGCCGTGCCCCCTGCGGTGCCTCCCGCCGCGGCGGCTCAGCCCGCGAACGTCGTCGTCTTTCAGCCCAAGTCCAAGCGGCCCGGCATGCCCGCCGAGCCTGAGCCCGTGGCCAGCCCAGCCTCGTCCAAGGGGGAGTCGTCTGATTTCCTGGTGGAGCCTCCGCCGGAGCACCGCGCTCAGGAGCATGCGCGGCGCAGCTTGCTGCTCGACTGGAGCCGCGTGGACACCGATGGCCTGGGCTCGGCAAGCACCTGGGCGCCCATCCCCTCCTGGTCTCCCTCAGGCCGCGGGTCCCCACCGGCGCACGCGGCCGCGCAGGCTGCGCCCTCGTCGCCGCCTCCGCCGGAGCCGCCTTCCGTGGCTCCTCCGGCCGGGGTGGGGGATGCGGATGCCGCCGCGTCGCGTCCTCCCATTTTTGGGGGAGCCGCCATCGGGCCGAGTGCGGTCCCTCCGGTGCCGCCTCCGACTCCCGCGCCGCCCTCTTCCGAAGTGACGCTGGTGAGTGCCCCGGAGTCAGAGTCCGTGGCCGAGCCGATCAGCGTGGATGAGGTCTCGCCGCAATTGGCGCTGCCTCCCTACCCGGGGCACGGCGCTCCGGAGTCCACGGCCGCCGCCAAGGCGTCCGAGACCAAGGCTCCTGAGGCCAAGGCGTCCGAGACCAAGGCCTCCTCCAAGTCTCCGGCCAAAGAGGACACGGCCTCGCTGCCAACGCTGGATCTCAAGCCGGGTCCCGAGTCGCGTCCGCCGCCCGCCAAGAAGGACACTCCGCCCAAGGAAGTGCCTCGCCTGTCTCCCAAGAAGGACAGTGGGATGGACGAGCAGGCGCTCTCCCAGGCCGTCAAGCCCAAGCGCACGGGGCTCTACATTGGCGTGGGCGTGGTGGCGCTCGCCATTGCGGCGGCGGTGGTCGGACTCAGCGGCGACTCCAAGGAGACGCCTCCTGCGCCCCCGCCCGAGCAGGGCTCCACGCAGACGAAGCCCGCGGCGGGGTCCTCGCCGCCCGTGGAGCGGGCCGAGTCGCCCCCGCAGGACACGCCCATCGCGGTCAAGCCCCCGGCAGGCCCTCCCGCTTCTCCTCTCCCGACGCCCCCGGTGCCCACGGAGACTCCCACTCCCGCGGAGCAGGCCACCGAGCCGCCGATGGGGGAGGACGCTGAATCGGCCGAGCCGGTGCCCGCGGATCCCTCGAAGCCAGCGGATCCCGAGCGCGATTACGCGGACTTCATCCGGCAGGCGAGGTCCGCCATCGTGGGGGGACGCTACAAGGCGGCCTCGAGCAGCTTCCGCAAGGCCCTGAAGCTCAAGCCCTCCTCGGACGAGGCCCGGGAAGGGCTGGGCTTCTCGCTGGTGATGGGCAGTACCAGCGACTCGGCCTACCGCGAGGCGGTCTGGCTGCTGCAGGATGTGGTGAAGGAGAAGGACACGAATGCCCGGGCCTGGTTCGCCCTGGGCATGGCGCTCCAGGTCACCAGCCAGAATGCACAGGCGGTGAAGGCGTATAAGAAGTACCTTGCCCTGGAGCCCTCCGGGAAGTTCGCCTCGGATGTCCGCCTCGCCCTCAAGCAGTTGGGGAGCAACTAG
- a CDS encoding DnaJ domain-containing protein: MSPSFVAEALYSAHKSRATGQLTLHAGGRESRLFLQEGNLVGTRLGFGFQSPAQALLQGGRMGADALDALWARGGAGTPDEDLLEALGVGTDTVTEYQVLAHVRRLSQLAERSAFEPGLVEEMFRPIAGTRVVRAALESVQGGEGPARVYRCLDVAACAPWLTRPEERTFLESFSEFRQLEPSALGQETLLHLLEREGLVESLRVEEWEAREHARLEEARLAEEARLAEELRRLAEEARVAEEARLAEEARLAEEARLAEEARLAEEAHRLAEEARLAEEARLAEEIRLAEEARLAEEARLAEEARLVEEARLVEEAHRLAEEARLAEEARLAEEARLAEEIRLAEEARLAEEIRLAEEARLAEEARLAEEARLAEEARLAEEIRLAEEVRLAEEARLAEEARLAEEARLAEEAHRLAEEARLAEEARLAEEARLAEEARLAEEIRLAEEARLAEEAHRLAEEARLAEEARLAEEIRLAEEARLAEEARLAEEARLAEEARLAEEARLAEEIRLAEEARLAEEIRLAEEARLAEEARLAEEVRLAEEVRLAEEARLAEEARRAEEAQRLAEEARLAEEARLAEEARLAEEARLAEEARLAEEARLAEEAHRLAEEARLAEEARLAEEIRLAEEARLAEEAHRLAEEARLAEEARLAEEIRLVEEARLAEEARLAEEARLAEEARLAEEARLAEEARLAEEARLAEEARLVEEAHRLAEEARLAEEARLAEEIRLAEEARLAEEIRLAEEARLAEEARLAEEVRLAEEARLAEEARRAEEAQRLVEEARLAEEARLAEEVRLAEEARLAEEARRAEEAERLAENARLAEEARLAEEARLAEEARLAEEARLAEEAQRLAEEARLAEEARLAEESRLIEEARLAEEARLAEEARLAEEARRDEEVRQAEELRLAAEARHSLETARRAEEARLADEARQAEEARLEEERRNAKAARLAEKARRIEAAAQEEARRAEEERLAQESQLADSVRRAEEVRQEEEARLAEDARLAAEARRAEEDRLAEELRLAAEARQAAEAAHQSESAWAAPAGTGLDEESRLEEERRKAKEARLAEKARRVAAMAQLEGTEKALEAETVLPVQEVPRAEEAPLAEAQRQADEARLVEEARLAQEARLAQEARLAEEQRVAEELRLAAEARQLAEATAPSAEVPHAEAAHLQEEARLEERRRAKEARLAEKARLASEAARLAEEAQQQEGRFIEEVALEDASLLMEEAHQTDGARLPQAGQGRSEALSLDEEFLLVEEAPRTGSERAPALLEAQPISEFSWSDAIPASEQPQDVLPPEDKAALRLARQWAENELLHDMEEVQRRLVASPAEDWLVAEPGLRADVKRGPSPVSSGRPPAAVASGEVNLEQDVWSDLVPSGEEAAPVLAAQPIPSGASVPVPAGAAGGLASAPPPSKPGGVLPRAGEDDLWRIVTFEQGEGPEDFSSSFEAALKQVDSHLETLVEAGAQGLELPVEALIEAAAEPEPGGFLLPPGDKATATGQTAPGTPAGSAQDFEDDLSGLDDWDFNEDDVAGDPSNPDDEARLRRQRLLRRAMENMGALGARPDSPSGAVAESPSPVPSEPVAPPSSAEELGLAQQIEQRYAELQNRRDHFTVLGIPQDTPRDQVKATFLSMAKVFHPDRLPASLAHLAPKMTAVFEAIREAYDVLHDDAKRAAYLEGLKARAAAPKFTGTGSAPAVRSGASDNPDDLFKMGEVYFRKRDFPAAAEHYERAYALDPKALYLAARAWALYMDPQRKAEVAKAKQMMADAVNADPQCDRAHYQLGVIARVEGDTDRAERHFREAVRTNPKHLEANQELRLIEMRKKNTPPPKKGLFR, from the coding sequence ATGTCTCCCTCGTTCGTCGCCGAAGCGCTGTACTCCGCTCATAAGTCGCGGGCCACCGGCCAGCTCACGCTCCATGCGGGAGGGCGGGAGTCGCGGCTGTTCTTGCAGGAGGGGAACCTGGTCGGCACGCGCCTCGGATTCGGCTTCCAGAGCCCGGCGCAGGCGCTGCTGCAGGGGGGGAGGATGGGGGCGGATGCCCTGGATGCGCTCTGGGCCCGGGGGGGCGCGGGAACTCCGGACGAAGATCTTCTGGAGGCCCTGGGGGTGGGCACTGACACGGTGACCGAGTACCAGGTCCTCGCGCACGTCCGCCGGCTGAGCCAGCTCGCCGAGCGCTCCGCTTTCGAGCCGGGTCTGGTGGAGGAGATGTTTCGGCCCATCGCGGGGACTCGCGTGGTCCGGGCCGCTTTGGAGTCGGTGCAGGGTGGGGAGGGGCCCGCTCGCGTGTACCGGTGCCTCGATGTGGCGGCGTGTGCGCCGTGGCTGACCCGGCCGGAGGAGCGGACGTTTCTGGAGTCGTTCTCGGAGTTCCGGCAACTGGAGCCGTCGGCTTTGGGCCAGGAGACGCTGCTCCACCTGCTGGAGCGCGAGGGGCTTGTTGAATCGCTGCGCGTGGAGGAATGGGAAGCCCGTGAACACGCCCGGTTGGAGGAGGCGCGGCTGGCTGAAGAGGCACGGCTTGCGGAGGAACTCCGGCGGTTAGCGGAAGAGGCGCGCGTCGCAGAAGAGGCGCGACTGGCCGAAGAGGCACGGCTAGCAGAGGAGGCCCGCCTCGCGGAAGAGGCGCGACTGGCCGAGGAAGCGCACCGGCTGGCGGAGGAGGCGCGACTGGCCGAAGAGGCGCGATTGGCCGAGGAGATCCGCCTCGCGGAAGAGGCGCGGCTGGCGGAAGAGGCGCGGCTGGCCGAAGAGGCGCGACTGGTCGAAGAGGCGCGACTGGTCGAGGAAGCGCACCGGCTGGCAGAGGAGGCGCGGCTGGCGGAAGAGGCGCGGCTGGCCGAAGAGGCGCGGCTGGCGGAGGAGATCCGCCTCGCGGAAGAGGCGCGGCTGGCGGAGGAGATCCGCCTCGCGGAAGAGGCGAGGTTGGCGGAGGAGGCCCGCCTCGCGGAAGAGGCGCGGCTGGCCGAAGAGGCGCGGCTAGCAGAGGAGATCCGCCTCGCGGAAGAGGTGAGGTTGGCGGAGGAGGCGCGGCTGGCCGAAGAGGCGCGACTGGCCGAAGAGGCGCGACTGGCCGAGGAAGCGCACCGGCTGGCAGAGGAGGCGCGGCTGGCCGAAGAGGCGCGCTTGGCGGAAGAGGCGCGGCTGGCCGAAGAGGCGCGACTGGCCGAGGAGATCCGCCTCGCGGAAGAGGCGCGACTGGCCGAGGAAGCGCACCGGCTGGCGGAGGAGGCGCGACTGGCCGAAGAGGCGCGATTGGCCGAGGAGATCCGCCTCGCGGAAGAGGCGCGGCTGGCGGAAGAGGCGCGGCTGGCGGAAGAGGCGCGGCTGGCCGAAGAGGCGCGGCTGGCCGAAGAGGCGCGGCTGGCGGAGGAGATCCGCCTCGCAGAAGAGGCGCGGCTAGCGGAGGAGATCCGCCTCGCGGAAGAGGCGAGGTTGGCGGAGGAGGCCCGCCTCGCGGAAGAGGTGCGGCTGGCCGAAGAGGTGCGGCTGGCCGAAGAAGCGCGCTTGGCGGAAGAGGCGCGACGGGCCGAGGAAGCTCAACGGTTGGCGGAGGAGGCCCGCCTCGCGGAGGAGGCCCGCCTCGCGGAAGAGGCCCGCCTCGCGGAAGAGGCGCGGCTGGCCGAAGAAGCACGCTTGGCGGAAGAGGCGCGACTGGCCGAGGAAGCGCACCGGCTGGCGGAGGAGGCGCGACTGGCCGAAGAGGCGCGACTGGCCGAGGAGATCCGCCTCGCGGAAGAGGCGCGACTGGCCGAGGAAGCGCACCGGCTGGCGGAAGAGGCGCGGCTGGCCGAAGAGGCGCGATTGGCCGAGGAGATCCGCCTCGTGGAAGAGGCGCGGCTGGCGGAAGAGGCGCGGCTGGCGGAAGAGGCGCGGCTGGCGGAAGAGGCGCGGCTGGCGGAAGAGGCGCGGCTGGCGGAAGAGGCGCGACTGGCGGAAGAGGCGCGACTGGCCGAAGAGGCGCGACTGGTCGAGGAAGCGCACCGGCTGGCAGAGGAGGCGCGGCTGGCCGAAGAGGCGCGGCTGGCGGAGGAGATCCGCCTCGCAGAAGAGGCGCGGCTAGCGGAGGAGATCCGCCTCGCGGAAGAGGCGAGGTTAGCGGAGGAGGCCCGCCTCGCGGAAGAGGTGCGGCTGGCCGAAGAAGCGCGCTTGGCGGAAGAGGCGCGACGGGCCGAGGAAGCTCAACGGTTGGTGGAGGAGGCCCGCCTCGCGGAAGAGGCGCGGTTGGCCGAAGAGGTGCGGCTGGCCGAAGAAGCGCGCTTGGCGGAGGAGGCGCGACGGGCCGAGGAAGCCGAACGGTTGGCGGAGAATGCACGGCTGGCCGAAGAGGCGCGGCTAGCGGAAGAGGCGCGGCTGGCAGAGGAGGCCCGTCTCGCGGAAGAGGCACGACTGGCCGAGGAAGCTCAGCGGCTGGCCGAAGAGGCGCGCTTGGCAGAAGAAGCCCGTCTCGCAGAAGAGTCTCGCCTCATCGAAGAGGCGCGCTTGGCCGAAGAGGCACGGCTGGCCGAAGAGGCTCGCCTCGCAGAAGAAGCTCGCCGGGACGAAGAGGTCCGGCAAGCGGAGGAGTTGCGTCTGGCTGCTGAGGCTCGCCACTCGCTCGAAACCGCTCGTCGCGCTGAAGAGGCGCGCTTGGCGGACGAGGCGCGTCAGGCCGAGGAAGCACGTCTTGAAGAGGAGCGGCGCAATGCCAAGGCGGCTCGGCTGGCGGAGAAAGCCCGTCGCATTGAAGCCGCCGCTCAGGAAGAGGCGCGGCGTGCCGAAGAGGAGCGCCTGGCGCAGGAATCCCAGTTGGCCGATTCGGTTCGCCGGGCCGAGGAGGTGCGACAGGAGGAAGAAGCGCGCTTGGCGGAGGATGCGCGGCTGGCGGCAGAGGCGCGGCGTGCCGAGGAAGATCGGTTGGCCGAGGAACTGCGTCTGGCAGCGGAGGCTCGCCAGGCAGCGGAGGCCGCGCATCAGTCCGAGAGCGCCTGGGCGGCACCCGCCGGGACAGGGCTGGACGAAGAATCACGTCTCGAAGAAGAACGGCGCAAGGCCAAGGAAGCTCGGCTTGCGGAGAAGGCTCGCCGGGTCGCTGCGATGGCGCAGCTCGAGGGCACCGAGAAGGCGCTCGAGGCGGAAACGGTTCTCCCGGTGCAGGAGGTTCCGAGGGCCGAAGAGGCACCGCTCGCCGAAGCACAGCGGCAGGCGGACGAGGCGCGCCTCGTGGAAGAGGCGCGTCTTGCGCAGGAGGCGCGTCTTGCGCAGGAGGCGCGGCTGGCCGAGGAGCAGCGCGTGGCCGAAGAGCTGCGTCTGGCGGCAGAGGCTCGCCAACTCGCCGAGGCCACCGCTCCCTCGGCGGAAGTGCCCCACGCCGAGGCCGCGCACCTGCAAGAGGAAGCCCGCCTTGAGGAGCGGCGCCGGGCCAAGGAGGCCCGGTTGGCGGAAAAAGCCCGTCTGGCCTCTGAGGCGGCCCGGTTGGCGGAAGAGGCCCAGCAGCAGGAAGGGCGCTTCATCGAGGAGGTTGCTCTCGAAGATGCCAGCCTCTTGATGGAAGAGGCCCATCAGACCGATGGGGCCCGGTTGCCGCAGGCTGGGCAGGGGAGATCCGAGGCGCTTTCGCTCGATGAGGAGTTCCTGCTGGTCGAGGAAGCGCCTCGGACCGGGAGCGAGAGAGCCCCCGCGCTGCTCGAGGCGCAGCCCATCTCCGAGTTCTCCTGGTCCGATGCCATTCCTGCCTCGGAGCAGCCGCAAGATGTGCTGCCTCCGGAAGACAAGGCTGCACTGCGCCTTGCGCGGCAGTGGGCCGAAAACGAACTGCTCCACGACATGGAAGAAGTGCAGCGCCGGTTGGTGGCATCCCCCGCCGAAGACTGGCTCGTCGCGGAGCCTGGACTTCGCGCTGATGTCAAGAGGGGCCCTTCGCCGGTTTCGAGTGGGAGACCGCCCGCGGCGGTGGCTTCCGGGGAAGTCAACCTGGAACAGGATGTGTGGAGCGACTTGGTGCCTTCAGGCGAGGAGGCGGCTCCCGTTTTGGCTGCCCAGCCCATCCCGTCAGGAGCCTCCGTGCCCGTGCCAGCGGGCGCCGCGGGAGGGCTGGCCTCTGCTCCTCCTCCCTCGAAGCCGGGAGGGGTGCTCCCCCGGGCAGGAGAGGATGACCTCTGGCGCATCGTCACCTTCGAGCAAGGCGAGGGCCCCGAGGACTTCTCCTCCTCCTTCGAGGCCGCGCTGAAGCAGGTGGACTCCCATCTGGAGACCCTGGTCGAGGCGGGGGCGCAGGGGCTCGAACTCCCGGTGGAGGCCCTCATCGAGGCGGCAGCCGAGCCCGAGCCGGGAGGTTTCCTGTTGCCTCCTGGTGACAAGGCAACGGCAACTGGACAGACTGCGCCAGGCACCCCCGCTGGATCTGCTCAGGACTTCGAGGACGACCTGAGCGGTCTGGACGATTGGGACTTCAACGAGGACGACGTGGCGGGAGACCCCTCCAATCCGGACGACGAGGCCAGGCTGAGGCGCCAGCGTCTGCTGCGCCGGGCCATGGAGAACATGGGCGCGCTGGGCGCCCGGCCCGACAGTCCGTCCGGTGCTGTGGCCGAGAGCCCGTCTCCCGTTCCCAGCGAGCCCGTCGCCCCCCCCTCGAGCGCCGAGGAGTTGGGTCTGGCGCAGCAGATCGAACAGCGCTACGCCGAGTTGCAGAACCGGCGCGACCACTTCACCGTCCTCGGCATCCCCCAGGACACCCCGCGGGATCAGGTGAAGGCCACCTTCCTCAGCATGGCGAAGGTCTTCCACCCGGACCGGCTGCCCGCCTCGCTGGCGCACCTGGCGCCGAAAATGACCGCCGTCTTCGAGGCCATCCGCGAGGCGTACGACGTGCTGCATGACGACGCCAAGCGGGCCGCGTACTTGGAGGGGCTCAAGGCGAGGGCCGCGGCGCCCAAGTTCACGGGGACGGGGTCGGCTCCCGCGGTCCGCTCCGGCGCCAGCGACAATCCGGACGACCTGTTCAAGATGGGAGAGGTCTACTTTCGCAAGAGGGACTTCCCGGCGGCGGCCGAGCACTACGAGCGGGCCTACGCGTTGGACCCGAAGGCCCTCTACCTGGCCGCGCGGGCCTGGGCCCTCTACATGGACCCCCAGCGCAAGGCCGAGGTGGCCAAGGCCAAGCAGATGATGGCGGATGCCGTCAATGCCGATCCCCAATGTGACCGGGCCCACTACCAGTTGGGCGTCATCGCCCGGGTCGAAGGGGACACGGACCGGGCCGAGCGCCACTTCCGCGAGGCGGTGCGCACCAACCCCAAGCACCTGGAGGCCAACCAGGAGCTTCGTTTGATTGAAATGCGGAAGAAGAATACCCCGCCGCCCAAGAAGGGGCTCTTCCGCTGA
- a CDS encoding tRNA (cytidine(34)-2'-O)-methyltransferase translates to MLEPLARPLHLVLVSPQIPPNTGNVARLCAVTGSRLILVEPLGFSIADRDLKRAGLDYWDKVFLKLYPTYPAYLEDFPAARRWLFSARATTSLYAARFEAGDHLVFGSEVTGLAPEVMDGGSGQSVTIPMLEERRSLNLSTSVGIATYEALRQVQLGRAAGQAFPTS, encoded by the coding sequence ATGCTTGAGCCCCTGGCGCGGCCGCTGCACCTGGTTCTGGTGTCCCCGCAGATTCCTCCCAACACGGGCAACGTCGCCCGCCTGTGCGCGGTGACGGGCAGTCGGCTCATCCTCGTCGAGCCGCTGGGCTTCTCCATCGCGGACCGGGACCTCAAGCGGGCCGGGCTGGACTACTGGGACAAGGTTTTTCTCAAGCTGTACCCCACTTATCCAGCCTACCTGGAGGATTTTCCGGCCGCCCGGCGGTGGCTGTTCTCTGCCCGGGCCACCACCTCCCTCTATGCGGCCCGGTTCGAAGCGGGGGACCACCTGGTTTTCGGCTCGGAGGTGACGGGTTTGGCCCCCGAGGTGATGGACGGCGGCTCCGGGCAGTCGGTGACCATTCCCATGCTGGAGGAACGGCGGAGCCTCAACCTCTCCACGTCGGTGGGGATTGCCACCTATGAGGCGCTTCGGCAGGTCCAACTGGGGAGGGCAGCCGGACAAGCGTTCCCCACAAGTTGA
- the tsaD gene encoding tRNA (adenosine(37)-N6)-threonylcarbamoyltransferase complex transferase subunit TsaD: MLVLGLETSCDETAAALVEDGRRVLSDVVSTQVDIHRRWGGVVPELASRNHIVQVMPVLHEALTRAGKTLDDVDLISVTSGPGLIGALLVGVQVAKSLSLATGKPFVGANHLEGHLLAIRLLEDAPEPPFLGLVVSGGHTSFYEVQDYGRYRLVGSTRDDAAGEAYDKTARILGLPYPGGLPIDQLAQTGNPEAIRFPRALPQPDTLDVSFSGLKTSVLNHVRKHGVPQGQALADLCASFQEAVADALSKKFIAAARRLGLQRLVVCGGVAANSRLRSLCLERAQERGLQLYLPPVRLCTDNGAMIAVAGYEAWRRGLRGDVRLAADPAWRM, translated from the coding sequence TTGCTCGTACTCGGACTGGAAACCAGTTGTGATGAGACCGCCGCCGCCCTCGTGGAAGACGGCCGCCGTGTGCTCTCGGATGTCGTCTCCACCCAGGTGGACATCCATCGGCGGTGGGGTGGGGTGGTGCCGGAGCTCGCCAGCCGCAACCACATCGTTCAGGTGATGCCGGTGCTGCACGAGGCGCTCACGCGGGCAGGCAAGACGCTCGACGATGTGGACCTCATCTCCGTCACCTCGGGGCCGGGGCTCATCGGGGCCCTGCTGGTGGGGGTGCAGGTGGCCAAGTCGCTGAGCCTCGCCACGGGCAAGCCCTTTGTGGGCGCCAACCACCTGGAAGGGCACCTCCTGGCCATCCGGCTGCTGGAGGACGCCCCCGAGCCCCCCTTCCTCGGGCTGGTCGTTTCCGGAGGGCACACCAGCTTCTACGAGGTCCAGGACTATGGGCGCTATCGCCTGGTGGGGAGCACGCGCGACGACGCGGCCGGCGAGGCCTATGACAAGACGGCGCGCATCCTCGGGCTTCCGTACCCAGGGGGCCTTCCCATCGACCAGTTGGCGCAGACGGGCAATCCGGAAGCCATTCGCTTTCCCCGGGCCTTGCCCCAGCCGGACACCCTGGATGTGTCCTTCTCGGGGTTGAAGACGTCCGTGCTGAACCATGTGCGCAAGCATGGCGTGCCCCAGGGGCAGGCGCTCGCGGACCTGTGCGCCTCCTTCCAGGAGGCGGTGGCCGATGCTTTGTCGAAGAAGTTCATCGCCGCGGCGCGCCGCCTCGGGCTCCAGCGCCTGGTCGTCTGTGGCGGCGTAGCGGCCAATTCGAGGTTGCGGTCGCTGTGCCTGGAGCGGGCCCAGGAGCGGGGGCTTCAGCTCTACCTGCCGCCGGTGCGGTTGTGCACGGACAATGGCGCGATGATCGCCGTGGCGGGGTATGAGGCGTGGCGCCGCGGTCTTCGCGGCGATGTCCGGCTCGCCGCCGATCCGGCGTGGCGGATGTAA
- the rsmA gene encoding 16S rRNA (adenine(1518)-N(6)/adenine(1519)-N(6))-dimethyltransferase RsmA, with protein sequence MESPRDILKRHGLHAKYSWGQNFLGDERALQGIADALALREGEPVVELGPGLGHLTRFLAATGAQVTAVERDRDMISVLEKEAIPGVRVVAGNAATVDFAQAAGVPQVAVVGNLPYHLTSSILFQVLDQRAQVSRAVFTLQKEVVERLAAEPGTRDYGLLSVLLGLHFSIEHLFTLGSRLFHPPPKVDSAVVRLTRRASPLAPVVDEERFTRVVKASFAHRRKTLLNSLKSDRTLGTPEVYVKALETAGIDPMRRAETLSPQEFAALERGLGPLAEGA encoded by the coding sequence GTGGAATCTCCGCGAGACATCCTCAAGCGGCATGGGCTGCACGCCAAGTACAGCTGGGGGCAGAACTTCCTCGGCGATGAGCGGGCGCTCCAAGGCATTGCCGATGCGCTGGCCCTTCGCGAGGGCGAGCCCGTGGTGGAGCTGGGCCCTGGGTTGGGGCACCTCACCCGGTTCCTGGCGGCCACGGGGGCCCAAGTCACCGCCGTGGAGCGTGACCGGGACATGATCTCCGTGCTGGAGAAGGAAGCCATTCCCGGCGTGCGCGTGGTGGCGGGCAATGCCGCCACGGTGGACTTCGCGCAAGCGGCCGGTGTGCCGCAAGTGGCCGTGGTGGGCAACCTGCCGTACCACCTGACGAGCTCCATCCTCTTCCAGGTGCTGGACCAGCGCGCGCAGGTGTCCCGGGCCGTCTTCACCCTCCAGAAAGAGGTGGTGGAGCGGCTCGCCGCGGAGCCTGGGACCCGGGACTACGGCTTGCTCTCCGTGCTGCTGGGGCTCCACTTCAGCATCGAGCACCTCTTCACGCTGGGGTCCCGCCTGTTCCACCCCCCTCCCAAGGTGGACTCGGCGGTGGTGCGGCTCACGCGGCGGGCTTCGCCGCTCGCCCCGGTGGTGGATGAGGAGCGCTTCACCCGCGTGGTGAAGGCCTCCTTTGCCCATCGCCGCAAGACACTGCTCAACTCGCTCAAGTCGGACCGGACGTTGGGCACGCCCGAGGTGTACGTGAAAGCCCTGGAGACGGCGGGCATCGACCCCATGCGCCGCGCGGAGACGCTGTCACCTCAGGAATTCGCGGCCCTGGAGCGAGGGCTGGGCCCCCTGGCGGAAGGGGCCTGA